In Mycolicibacterium phocaicum, one DNA window encodes the following:
- the ipdC gene encoding (3aS,4S,5R,7aS)-5-hydroxy-7a-methyl-1-oxo-octahydro-1H-indene-4-carboxyl-CoA dehydrogenase, whose product MSKLKTPLTELVGIEYPVVQTGMGWVAGARLVAATSNAGGLGILASATMTLDELQTAVTKVKAATDKPFGINMRADAGDADARCDLLIREGVKVASFALAPRPELIAKLKAAGVVVIPSVGLAKHAKKVASWGADAVIVQGGEGGGHTGPIATTLLLPSVLDAVKDTGMPVIAAGGFFDGRGLAAALSYGAAGVAMGTRFLLTSDSTVPDAVKQRYLEAALDGTVVSTRVDGMPHRVLRTGLVEKLESGSPVRGFVAAVGNAQKFKKMSGMTWRSMVKDGLAMRHGKDLTWSQVVMAANTPMLLKAGLVEGNTEAGVLASGQVAGIIDSLPSCAELVPRIADEAIAHLQAATSYIV is encoded by the coding sequence GTGAGCAAGCTCAAGACGCCGCTGACCGAACTGGTCGGCATCGAGTATCCGGTCGTGCAGACCGGCATGGGCTGGGTGGCCGGCGCGCGTCTGGTCGCGGCCACCTCCAACGCCGGCGGTCTCGGCATCCTGGCGTCGGCGACGATGACGCTGGACGAGCTGCAGACCGCCGTCACCAAGGTCAAGGCGGCCACCGACAAGCCGTTCGGCATCAACATGCGTGCCGACGCCGGTGACGCGGATGCCCGGTGCGACCTCCTGATCCGCGAAGGAGTCAAAGTCGCCTCCTTCGCCCTGGCGCCCAGGCCCGAGCTGATCGCCAAGCTGAAAGCTGCCGGCGTCGTGGTGATCCCGTCGGTCGGCCTGGCCAAGCACGCCAAGAAGGTGGCGAGCTGGGGCGCCGACGCGGTGATCGTCCAGGGCGGCGAGGGCGGTGGCCACACCGGCCCGATCGCCACCACGCTGCTGCTGCCGTCGGTGCTGGACGCCGTGAAGGACACCGGCATGCCGGTAATCGCCGCGGGTGGTTTCTTCGACGGTCGTGGCCTGGCGGCCGCGCTGTCCTACGGCGCCGCCGGCGTCGCGATGGGCACGCGGTTCCTGCTGACGTCGGACTCGACCGTCCCCGATGCCGTCAAGCAGCGTTACCTGGAAGCCGCCCTCGACGGCACCGTGGTGTCGACCCGCGTCGACGGCATGCCGCACCGGGTGCTGCGGACCGGGTTGGTCGAGAAGCTCGAAAGCGGTTCGCCGGTACGCGGTTTCGTCGCCGCGGTCGGCAATGCCCAGAAGTTCAAGAAGATGTCGGGCATGACCTGGCGTTCGATGGTCAAGGACGGCCTGGCCATGCGCCACGGCAAGGACCTGACCTGGTCGCAGGTCGTCATGGCCGCCAACACCCCGATGCTGCTGAAAGCCGGTCTGGTGGAAGGCAACACCGAGGCGGGCGTGCTGGCGTCGGGCCAGGTGGCCGGCATCATCGACAGTCTGCCGTCGTGCGCCGAGCTGGTGCCACGAATCGCCGACGAGGCCATCGCACATCTGCAGGCGGCGACGAGCTACATCGTCTAG
- the ipdB gene encoding cholesterol ring-cleaving hydrolase subunit IpdB, which yields MSDATRAEVCAVACAELFRDAGEIMASPMTTVVQIGARLARLTFSPDIVITDGEARMLADTPAIGAPFAVEGWMPFNRVFETLAWGRRHVVMGANQIDRYGNQNLSAFGPIQQPTRQMFGVRGAPGNSINHATSYFVGNHTKRVFAESVDIVSGIGWDKVDPANPAYRFLNVYQVVSNLGVFDFNGPEHQMRAVSLHPGVTADEVADNTSFEVHGLDAAGETRLPTADELQLLREVIDPKSFRDKEVKA from the coding sequence GTGAGTGACGCAACTCGCGCCGAGGTCTGCGCCGTCGCCTGCGCCGAGTTGTTCCGTGACGCAGGGGAAATCATGGCCAGCCCCATGACGACCGTCGTGCAGATCGGGGCCCGCCTGGCCCGGCTGACCTTCTCCCCCGACATCGTGATCACCGACGGTGAGGCCCGCATGCTGGCCGACACCCCGGCGATCGGGGCCCCGTTCGCCGTCGAGGGCTGGATGCCGTTCAACCGCGTTTTCGAGACGCTGGCCTGGGGCCGTCGCCATGTGGTCATGGGCGCCAACCAGATCGACCGCTACGGCAACCAGAATCTGTCGGCCTTCGGCCCGATCCAGCAGCCGACCCGCCAGATGTTCGGTGTCCGCGGCGCGCCCGGCAACAGCATCAACCATGCGACGAGCTACTTCGTGGGCAACCACACCAAGCGGGTGTTCGCCGAGTCGGTCGACATCGTCTCCGGAATCGGTTGGGACAAGGTCGATCCGGCCAACCCCGCGTACCGCTTCCTGAACGTCTACCAGGTGGTCTCCAACCTCGGTGTGTTCGATTTCAACGGCCCCGAGCACCAGATGCGCGCGGTGTCGCTGCACCCGGGTGTGACGGCCGACGAGGTCGCCGACAACACCTCGTTCGAGGTGCACGGCCTGGACGCCGCCGGTGAGACCCGCCTGCCGACAGCCGACGAACTGCAGCTGCTGCGCGAGGTGATCGACCCGAAGTCGTTCCGCGACAAGGAAGTCAAGGCGTGA
- the ipdA gene encoding cholesterol ring-cleaving hydrolase subunit IpdA — MADKTTTLDAAVAEIESGMTIGIGGWGSRRKPMAFVRALLRTDVTDLTVVTYGGPDLGLLCAAGKVKRVYYGFVSLDSPPFYDPWFARRRMEGAIEAREMDEGMLRCGLQAAAQRLPFLPIRAGLGSDVRAFWGDELKTVKSPYSTGNGYEELVAMPALNLDAAFVHMNLGDVKGNAAYTGIDPYFDDLFLMSAKRRHLSVEKIVSTEELVKSVVPQQQIINRMMVDTVVEAPNGAHFTTNEPDYRRDEKFQRHYAEAAGSDETWAEFVKTYLSGTEADYQAAVRKFAEAQAAQKEAAK; from the coding sequence ATGGCAGACAAGACAACAACTCTCGATGCCGCGGTCGCCGAGATCGAAAGCGGCATGACCATCGGCATCGGCGGCTGGGGTTCGCGCCGCAAGCCGATGGCCTTCGTCCGGGCGCTGCTGCGTACCGACGTCACCGACCTGACCGTCGTGACCTACGGCGGGCCGGACCTCGGATTGCTCTGTGCCGCAGGCAAGGTCAAGCGCGTCTACTACGGCTTCGTGTCGCTGGACTCGCCACCGTTCTACGACCCGTGGTTCGCGCGCCGCCGCATGGAAGGCGCCATCGAGGCCCGCGAGATGGACGAGGGCATGCTCCGCTGCGGCCTGCAGGCTGCCGCACAACGCCTTCCGTTCCTGCCGATCCGCGCCGGGCTCGGCAGTGACGTCCGCGCCTTCTGGGGTGACGAGCTCAAGACCGTGAAGTCGCCTTACAGCACCGGGAACGGCTACGAAGAATTGGTGGCCATGCCGGCGCTGAACCTCGACGCCGCGTTCGTGCACATGAACCTGGGTGACGTGAAGGGCAACGCCGCCTACACCGGCATCGACCCCTACTTCGACGACCTGTTCCTGATGTCGGCCAAGCGCCGCCACCTGTCGGTCGAGAAGATCGTCTCCACCGAGGAACTGGTGAAGTCGGTTGTGCCGCAGCAGCAGATCATCAACCGCATGATGGTCGACACCGTGGTCGAGGCCCCGAACGGCGCCCATTTCACCACCAACGAGCCGGACTACCGGCGCGACGAGAAGTTCCAGCGGCACTACGCCGAAGCCGCCGGCTCGGACGAGACCTGGGCCGAATTCGTCAAGACCTACCTGTCCGGAACCGAGGCCGACTACCAGGCGGCCGTCCGTAAGTTCGCCGAGGCCCAAGCAGCCCAGAAGGAGGCCGCAAAGTGA
- the echA20 gene encoding (7aS)-7a-methyl-1,5-dioxo-2,3,5,6,7,7a-hexahydro-1H-indene-carboxyl-CoA hydrolase, whose protein sequence is MTITTKTVEPGIVSVTVNYPPVNAIPSAGWFELADQITAAGRDKSTHVVILRAEGRGFNAGVDIKEMQNTEGFGALIDANRGCYEAFRAVYECQVPVIAAVNGFCVGGGIGLVGNADVIVASDDAKFGLPEVERGALGAATHLSRLVPQHMMRRLFFTASTVPATTLQHFGSVHEVVPREELDEAALRVARDIASKDTRVIRAAKEALNFIDVQPVNARYRMEQGFTFELNLSGVSDEHRDEFAGTNKGSK, encoded by the coding sequence ATGACCATCACCACCAAGACAGTCGAACCGGGCATCGTCTCGGTCACCGTGAACTACCCGCCGGTCAACGCCATCCCGTCGGCAGGTTGGTTCGAGCTGGCCGACCAGATCACCGCCGCCGGGCGCGACAAGAGCACGCATGTGGTGATCCTGCGGGCCGAGGGACGTGGCTTCAACGCCGGCGTCGACATCAAGGAAATGCAGAACACCGAGGGCTTCGGCGCCCTGATCGATGCCAACCGCGGCTGCTACGAGGCATTCCGCGCGGTCTACGAATGCCAGGTCCCGGTCATCGCGGCCGTCAACGGTTTCTGCGTCGGTGGTGGTATCGGCCTGGTCGGCAACGCTGACGTCATCGTCGCTTCCGACGACGCCAAATTCGGCCTGCCCGAGGTCGAGCGCGGCGCCCTGGGCGCGGCCACCCACCTGTCGCGCCTCGTCCCGCAGCACATGATGCGCCGGCTGTTCTTCACCGCCTCGACCGTGCCCGCGACGACGTTGCAGCACTTCGGCTCCGTGCACGAGGTCGTGCCGCGCGAGGAGCTCGACGAGGCCGCGCTGCGCGTCGCGCGCGACATCGCGAGCAAGGACACCCGCGTCATCCGCGCCGCCAAGGAGGCACTGAACTTCATCGACGTGCAGCCCGTCAACGCGCGCTATCGCATGGAGCAGGGCTTCACCTTCGAACTGAATCTGTCCGGCGTATCCGACGAGCACCGCGACGAGTTCGCGGGGACCAACAAGGGGTCGAAATAG